The Candidatus Equadaptatus faecalis genome includes a window with the following:
- a CDS encoding LCP family protein, which yields MLVLGEDDVEGSKRSDTILFVTVELDDKCVKVLALPRDTRVEIPGHGTHKLNSSFAYGGVELLKTTVENYLKEPILYYVVVNYDNFPKLVDAFGGVDIDVKKRMRYVDRAGHLDINFQPGMQHMDGKNALLYVRFRKDAQGDIGRVQRQQQFIKALLKKAYSPA from the coding sequence ATGCTCGTGTTAGGTGAGGATGACGTTGAGGGTTCCAAACGCTCGGACACGATTCTTTTCGTAACGGTTGAACTGGATGACAAATGTGTTAAGGTACTTGCGCTGCCGCGCGACACGAGGGTTGAAATTCCCGGTCACGGAACTCACAAGCTCAACAGTTCTTTTGCATACGGCGGAGTAGAGCTTCTGAAAACCACAGTTGAAAATTATCTTAAAGAGCCGATACTTTATTACGTTGTTGTGAATTACGACAATTTCCCAAAACTGGTGGACGCGTTCGGCGGAGTTGATATAGACGTTAAAAAAAGAATGCGCTACGTTGACAGGGCAGGACATTTGGATATAAATTTCCAGCCCGGCATGCAGCATATGGACGGCAAAAATGCGCTGCTTTACGTCAGATTCAGAAAAGACGCGCAGGGGGATATCGGCCGCGTTCAGAGACAGCAGCAGTTTATAAAAGCACTGCTGAAAAAGGCTTATTCACCGGCG
- the nadD gene encoding nicotinate-nucleotide adenylyltransferase — MKAAGNALKIGIMGGTFNPVHYGHLRAAEEARERLLLEKVIFIPAGNPPHKSENLASAEDRYNMTRLAVEDCPYFSVSRIETDRQGKSYTFETLETLKKNPEYAKAELYFITGFDAVLDIINWRLPEAIASLCRIVAVSRTGYTQDKISLLPENIRKTVILLEMPLLEISGTELRRRVTDGKSIKYLVPPSVEKYIAEKGLYV; from the coding sequence ATGAAAGCCGCCGGAAACGCGCTTAAAATCGGCATAATGGGCGGAACGTTCAACCCTGTTCATTACGGTCATTTGCGGGCTGCTGAAGAAGCAAGGGAAAGATTGTTGCTGGAAAAAGTGATATTTATTCCTGCAGGCAATCCTCCGCACAAAAGCGAAAACCTTGCTTCCGCGGAAGACAGATACAATATGACGCGGCTGGCTGTAGAGGATTGCCCGTACTTTTCGGTTTCGCGCATTGAAACTGACAGACAGGGTAAAAGTTATACGTTTGAAACGCTTGAAACGCTTAAAAAAAATCCGGAATACGCCAAAGCCGAATTATATTTTATTACCGGTTTTGACGCGGTTCTTGATATAATAAACTGGAGGCTGCCGGAAGCGATAGCCTCGCTGTGCAGGATTGTTGCCGTCAGCCGGACTGGATACACGCAGGACAAAATCTCGTTACTTCCCGAGAATATCAGAAAAACTGTTATTCTGCTTGAAATGCCGCTCCTGGAGATATCGGGCACGGAACTGCGCAGGCGTGTAACTGACGGAAAAAGCATCAAATATCTTGTTCCGCCGTCCGTAGAAAAATATATTGCTGAAAAGGGTCTTTATGTTTAG
- the obgE gene encoding GTPase ObgE, with protein MKFVDYITISVTAGRGGNGCMSFLHEPFKPNGGPDGGNGGRGGSVVFEAVNNLQTLADLEYKRHIKGANGSHGSGNARNGANGDDVVIKVPCGTVFYDAETGEGLADLVEAGDRFVAARGGRGGRGNRYFASSRRRAPRFCEKGDMGEEVTLRLELKLIADIALVGLPNAGKSSILAAISNAQPKIANYPFTTLSPNLGVVNTGIERVVLADVPGLIEGAHENKGLGLEFLRHIDRSRLLIHVLDVASGDFNAVVNDFQTIRAELEAYDKELSQRPYFVAANKCDMLGADKDEILEKLKKYFGRLDIKVCPLSAATGDNIPELTRYIVAFANKHPRPHSEVRLYAIAEKLPEQLPMRRANKVQIIAMHGGGYRVLHRGLEKAAERFDFTQEENVARFTKLLRKYRVEQLLETAGAVKGDIIVIGYSEFAFYPDYYPSARDDEDD; from the coding sequence ATGAAATTTGTTGATTACATTACCATTTCAGTTACGGCCGGACGCGGCGGAAACGGATGCATGAGTTTCCTTCACGAGCCGTTCAAACCTAACGGCGGACCTGACGGAGGAAACGGCGGACGCGGCGGAAGCGTTGTCTTTGAAGCTGTAAATAATCTCCAGACACTTGCCGACCTTGAATACAAACGTCACATAAAGGGCGCAAACGGTTCGCACGGCAGCGGAAACGCAAGAAACGGCGCAAACGGCGATGACGTGGTTATAAAGGTTCCGTGCGGCACTGTTTTTTATGACGCGGAAACAGGTGAGGGGCTTGCCGATCTTGTAGAAGCCGGAGACCGTTTTGTCGCAGCCCGCGGCGGACGCGGGGGAAGGGGCAACCGCTATTTTGCAAGCTCGCGCAGACGTGCGCCGCGCTTTTGCGAAAAAGGCGATATGGGCGAAGAGGTTACACTGCGGCTTGAACTTAAACTGATTGCGGATATTGCTCTTGTAGGTCTTCCGAATGCCGGAAAATCGTCAATACTTGCCGCGATATCGAACGCCCAGCCGAAGATAGCCAATTATCCGTTCACGACCCTTTCGCCAAATCTCGGCGTTGTAAATACGGGAATTGAACGCGTGGTGCTTGCCGACGTTCCGGGACTTATTGAGGGAGCGCATGAAAACAAGGGGCTCGGTCTTGAATTTCTGAGACATATTGACAGAAGCCGTCTGCTTATTCACGTGCTTGACGTGGCTTCAGGCGATTTTAACGCTGTCGTTAACGATTTTCAGACAATACGCGCCGAGCTTGAGGCTTACGATAAAGAGCTTAGTCAGAGACCGTATTTTGTCGCGGCAAACAAGTGCGACATGCTTGGCGCGGACAAAGATGAAATTCTTGAGAAGCTTAAAAAGTATTTCGGCAGACTTGACATAAAAGTTTGCCCGCTTTCGGCAGCAACAGGCGATAACATACCTGAGCTTACAAGGTATATCGTTGCTTTTGCCAACAAACATCCGCGTCCTCACAGCGAGGTACGGCTTTATGCCATCGCGGAAAAACTGCCTGAACAGCTTCCGATGCGCAGAGCAAACAAAGTGCAGATTATTGCAATGCACGGCGGAGGCTACAGGGTGCTTCACAGAGGGCTCGAAAAGGCTGCGGAACGCTTTGATTTTACCCAGGAAGAAAATGTCGCGCGCTTCACCAAGCTTCTGCGCAAATACCGTGTTGAGCAGCTGCTTGAAACAGCCGGTGCTGTTAAAGGTGATATAATAGTAATAGGATATTCGGAATTTGCTTTCTATCCGGACTACTATCCGTCTGCAAGGGACGACGAGGACGATTGA
- the rpmA gene encoding 50S ribosomal protein L27, with translation MAHKKGQSSSTNGRDSQPKYLGVKSGDGQLINAGTIIVRQRGTKIRPDKNVGCGRDYTLYALATGKVHFLTKAGRKYVTVEEA, from the coding sequence ATGGCGCATAAAAAAGGTCAGAGCAGCAGTACTAACGGACGCGACAGTCAGCCTAAGTATTTGGGCGTAAAAAGCGGCGACGGTCAGCTTATCAACGCAGGCACAATCATTGTCCGCCAGCGCGGCACGAAAATCCGTCCTGACAAAAACGTTGGCTGCGGACGCGATTACACGCTGTACGCACTTGCAACCGGCAAGGTTCATTTCCTTACAAAAGCCGGACGCAAATACGTTACGGTAGAAGAGGCCTAA
- the rplU gene encoding 50S ribosomal protein L21: MYAVIETCGKQYKVSEGDKIRFEKLNAEEGAEVVFDKVLLLGKDDGVTVGAPYVEGAKVTGKVVENGRDKKVIVFKYRRKKNYRKFRGHRQYFTTVEISAIA; this comes from the coding sequence ATGTATGCAGTAATCGAAACATGCGGCAAGCAGTACAAGGTTTCTGAAGGCGACAAAATCCGCTTTGAGAAACTGAACGCTGAAGAGGGAGCAGAAGTCGTATTTGACAAAGTTCTTCTTCTCGGAAAAGACGACGGCGTTACGGTCGGCGCACCTTATGTTGAAGGCGCGAAAGTAACGGGCAAGGTAGTTGAAAACGGCAGAGACAAAAAGGTCATCGTTTTCAAATACCGCAGAAAGAAAAATTACCGCAAATTCCGCGGACACCGCCAGTATTTCACGACAGTTGAAATCAGCGCAATCGCATAA
- a CDS encoding AAA family ATPase, giving the protein MISSLQVHGVGGIKDAGLDFTGNFIVITGESGSGKSSLVRALEFISGKRAQVNYIHASEEYSEVKMNYEPKNVSAYEGIVPLDPASNLLSVLRRFKKDGRGTLSLSGTNLTVNKLSELMEQEIVIQSQYAQLSLLEPVRQLELVDSCGGVELARVKEELAGIFEQALKTETTLVELKNSRKERAGRFADAEKDIALINSLKLTADSEKNLEAELKELDEQSAKLKTLYALYGKIVGGENGACILDNATEICRGLQELETADSPKREAAEQLLSAAQKLSALFEQDMKLVLDKGSVEEARDETEEKLGQLRRLKRRLKAESCEDILNYALEAQQTVVWLQTSLSELQKLETESAELRKKLVAMVQTLRKMRKTAAEKLQNNVNDCLNELAMGYARFEIEIAELDKVKANGAESARFMLRLPDQEPMPVSKTASGGELSRILIALQLAAGDDKLPGTLVFDEVEAGLGGKSALLAGYKLKELSKRCRTILITHQATIASMADQHFLVKRDGDDTLILPVYGAEREKEIARMLSGDENSTEALTHARALLQSEID; this is encoded by the coding sequence ATGATTAGCAGTCTTCAGGTTCACGGAGTAGGCGGTATCAAAGATGCCGGACTTGATTTTACCGGAAATTTTATTGTTATTACCGGAGAAAGCGGATCGGGAAAAAGCAGTCTTGTCCGTGCGCTTGAATTTATCTCCGGAAAAAGAGCTCAGGTCAACTATATTCACGCATCTGAAGAATATTCTGAAGTAAAGATGAATTACGAGCCGAAAAACGTTTCGGCTTATGAAGGAATAGTTCCCCTTGATCCGGCTTCAAACTTGCTGAGCGTACTGCGCCGGTTTAAAAAAGACGGACGCGGAACCCTTTCGCTTTCAGGAACGAATTTGACAGTGAATAAACTTTCCGAACTGATGGAGCAGGAAATAGTCATACAAAGCCAGTATGCGCAGCTCTCGCTGCTTGAACCCGTCAGACAGCTTGAACTTGTCGATTCCTGCGGAGGTGTTGAGCTTGCACGGGTGAAAGAAGAACTTGCAGGAATATTCGAACAGGCTTTGAAGACGGAAACAACGCTTGTAGAACTGAAAAACAGCAGAAAAGAGCGTGCGGGGCGTTTTGCCGATGCGGAAAAAGATATAGCGCTGATAAATTCGCTGAAGCTTACGGCGGACAGCGAAAAAAATCTTGAAGCCGAGCTGAAAGAGCTTGACGAGCAGAGCGCAAAACTCAAAACTCTTTACGCTCTTTACGGAAAAATCGTCGGCGGTGAAAACGGCGCCTGTATCTTAGACAACGCAACCGAAATATGCAGGGGACTGCAGGAACTTGAAACTGCCGACAGCCCCAAGAGGGAAGCGGCAGAACAGCTGCTTTCGGCAGCACAGAAACTGTCTGCGCTGTTTGAACAGGATATGAAACTGGTGCTTGACAAAGGAAGCGTTGAAGAAGCGCGCGATGAAACGGAAGAAAAGCTCGGACAGCTGCGCAGGCTGAAACGCAGGCTGAAAGCCGAAAGCTGCGAGGATATCCTGAATTATGCCCTTGAGGCACAGCAGACGGTGGTATGGCTTCAGACAAGCCTTTCCGAACTGCAGAAGCTTGAAACGGAATCAGCCGAGCTTCGCAAAAAGCTTGTTGCAATGGTGCAGACGCTCCGCAAAATGAGAAAAACAGCCGCAGAAAAGCTGCAGAACAACGTCAATGACTGTCTGAACGAGCTTGCTATGGGGTATGCGCGTTTTGAAATAGAAATTGCCGAACTTGACAAGGTTAAAGCAAACGGCGCTGAAAGCGCCAGATTTATGCTCAGACTGCCCGATCAGGAGCCGATGCCTGTAAGCAAAACGGCTTCAGGCGGCGAGCTGTCGCGCATACTTATTGCCTTGCAGCTTGCGGCAGGCGACGACAAACTTCCGGGCACTCTCGTCTTTGACGAAGTTGAAGCCGGACTCGGCGGCAAAAGCGCGCTGCTTGCAGGTTACAAGCTGAAAGAGCTTTCAAAGCGCTGCAGAACGATACTTATAACGCACCAGGCAACGATTGCCTCTATGGCGGATCAGCATTTTCTTGTAAAACGCGACGGGGACGACACGCTGATACTTCCTGTTTACGGTGCGGAACGCGAAAAAGAAATTGCCAGAATGCTCTCCGGCGACGAAAATTCAACGGAAGCGCTTACTCATGCACGAGCTTTGCTTCAGAGTGAGATTGATTAA
- a CDS encoding NAD(+)/NADH kinase: MSKKIVLIFNTNKSEAVETAEKLLTSSALGETEFLLPESEALLLGAKGTDNFDGALFALVLGGDGTFLRAARMFFGRKIPLYGINLGRLGFLSTGLPENIEADIKKILDGKYRLLEREVIKGSVVRQGKTAATMYALNDLVISKTSLSRVVELQVSVNGELLSNYLSDGVIFATPTGSTAYALSAGGPVVPPNVSCLIMAPICAHTLFARPVVLNGKDKIAVELMSRTAKLCLTQDGQLGYELFAGDRLEAELAAEFKVCTIEPDGTSYYDLLRRKLSWGFNGTDERMIPND, encoded by the coding sequence ATGAGTAAAAAAATTGTTTTGATATTCAATACTAACAAGTCGGAAGCAGTTGAAACCGCTGAAAAACTGCTGACATCTTCCGCGTTAGGCGAAACAGAATTTCTGTTACCTGAAAGTGAAGCTCTGCTTCTCGGTGCCAAAGGAACGGATAATTTTGACGGAGCTCTTTTTGCTCTTGTCCTCGGCGGAGACGGTACTTTTCTCCGTGCTGCAAGAATGTTTTTCGGCAGGAAAATTCCGCTGTACGGAATTAATCTCGGCAGGCTCGGCTTTTTGTCAACAGGACTGCCGGAAAATATTGAAGCTGACATAAAGAAAATTCTTGACGGTAAATACAGGCTGCTTGAACGTGAGGTTATAAAGGGCAGCGTCGTAAGACAGGGCAAAACGGCAGCGACAATGTACGCGCTTAACGACCTCGTCATATCAAAAACAAGCCTTTCGCGCGTCGTGGAGCTTCAGGTAAGCGTAAACGGGGAACTGCTGTCAAATTATCTGTCCGACGGTGTTATTTTTGCCACCCCGACAGGTTCAACAGCCTATGCGTTGTCAGCCGGCGGTCCGGTTGTGCCGCCGAACGTTTCCTGTCTGATTATGGCGCCGATTTGCGCCCATACCCTGTTTGCAAGACCGGTTGTGCTGAACGGTAAAGACAAAATAGCAGTGGAACTTATGAGCCGTACCGCAAAATTATGCCTCACGCAGGACGGGCAGCTCGGCTACGAACTGTTTGCGGGAGACAGACTGGAAGCAGAGCTTGCGGCAGAATTTAAAGTGTGTACAATAGAGCCGGACGGCACAAGTTATTATGATCTGCTCAGACGCAAACTGAGCTGGGGCTTCAACGGAACTGACGAGAGGATGATTCCGAATGATTAG
- a CDS encoding TlyA family RNA methyltransferase, whose protein sequence is MKAKLVRLDKYLADNGFAESRTAAQEYIEQGRVTVNGSVVVKPASQVMPGASVKLDRPEKEWVSRGAYKLLKAVEYFGLKPAGLRCIDIGASTGGFTDVLLSKGAASVCAVDVGYGQLAWKLRNDDRVLVMERTNARFLTAETFENELFDLLVCDVSFISLKLLLNVFEQLIKPEGTIVTLVKPQFEVGREHIGRGVVTDPALHEAVLKDVSAFAENDTGLKILDMTYSPIRGPEGNIEFLLLLAKKESTAEQKPFNEAELVAEAHEHAEKHI, encoded by the coding sequence ATGAAAGCTAAACTTGTAAGGCTTGACAAATATCTTGCCGATAACGGCTTTGCGGAGTCGCGCACTGCCGCGCAGGAGTATATTGAGCAGGGCAGGGTTACGGTCAACGGTTCGGTTGTTGTGAAGCCTGCCTCTCAGGTTATGCCCGGCGCAAGCGTTAAGCTTGACCGTCCCGAAAAAGAATGGGTGAGCCGCGGCGCGTACAAACTGCTGAAAGCAGTTGAATATTTCGGTCTTAAACCTGCCGGACTGCGCTGTATCGACATAGGCGCTTCCACGGGCGGTTTTACGGACGTGCTGCTTTCAAAAGGCGCTGCCTCCGTCTGTGCGGTTGACGTCGGCTACGGACAGCTTGCGTGGAAATTGAGAAACGATGACAGAGTTCTGGTTATGGAGCGTACGAACGCGCGTTTTCTTACGGCAGAGACTTTTGAGAACGAACTTTTTGATCTGCTGGTCTGCGACGTTTCTTTTATATCGCTCAAGTTGCTGCTTAACGTCTTTGAACAGCTGATTAAGCCTGAGGGTACCATAGTTACGCTTGTCAAGCCGCAGTTTGAAGTCGGACGCGAGCATATAGGCCGCGGCGTTGTTACCGATCCTGCATTGCACGAAGCGGTTCTGAAAGACGTGTCAGCGTTTGCTGAAAATGACACAGGACTGAAAATTCTTGATATGACCTATTCTCCTATACGCGGTCCGGAGGGCAATATAGAATTTCTTCTGTTGCTTGCCAAAAAGGAAAGTACAGCGGAGCAGAAGCCGTTTAATGAGGCGGAACTTGTCGCCGAGGCGCACGAACACGCCGAAAAACATATTTAA